A window of the Brumimicrobium sp. genome harbors these coding sequences:
- the lpxK gene encoding tetraacyldisaccharide 4'-kinase — protein MQIVRIILFPLSLLYGVILSMRNMLFTIGILPVSKVSVPVISVGNLSVGGTGKTPHVIYIVELLKEQYKTAILLRGYGRKSKGFVKVTPNIAVNLVGDEALSYARKFHQNVDVAVSEDRVEGAKKLLESNPSLELIVLDDAYQNRYLHRDCNILLTEYKAPFFNDWVMPSGKLREFKAGKKRADIVIVTKCPTDLSETQKSDFTKKLQLQKETPVYFSTIRYGALRNIQSDEVIEIPKSVLLVTGIGNPEPLQNYLKAFSDVKIVKFGDHHHYTKEDIDKIHNLFDTFAGQDKVIVTTEKDAVRLLNSSLKSYVEKYPWYYQTMEVEIDKKEEFKEKIGKYVSSN, from the coding sequence ATGCAGATAGTCCGCATCATACTATTTCCATTGTCACTCTTGTATGGGGTGATTCTTTCTATGCGAAATATGTTGTTTACTATTGGAATTCTACCAGTTTCAAAAGTAAGCGTACCAGTTATTTCTGTTGGAAATTTATCTGTAGGTGGCACCGGAAAAACTCCCCATGTCATTTATATCGTAGAATTATTGAAAGAACAATATAAAACAGCTATTCTACTTCGTGGCTACGGACGGAAATCGAAAGGATTTGTGAAAGTCACTCCAAATATAGCTGTTAATTTAGTGGGAGATGAAGCGCTTTCCTATGCACGCAAATTTCACCAAAATGTGGATGTGGCTGTTTCTGAAGATAGAGTCGAGGGTGCTAAAAAACTGTTAGAAAGTAACCCCTCTCTGGAGCTAATAGTCCTAGATGATGCCTATCAAAACCGCTATCTTCACCGTGATTGCAATATTTTATTGACAGAATATAAAGCCCCATTTTTTAATGATTGGGTAATGCCTTCAGGTAAACTAAGAGAATTTAAAGCAGGGAAAAAACGTGCGGATATAGTCATTGTGACCAAATGTCCAACTGATTTATCTGAAACACAAAAATCTGATTTCACCAAAAAACTTCAATTACAAAAAGAAACTCCTGTTTATTTCTCTACGATTCGATATGGAGCTTTAAGAAATATCCAAAGCGATGAGGTAATTGAAATACCAAAATCTGTTCTGTTGGTCACTGGAATTGGGAATCCGGAACCTTTACAAAATTATCTAAAAGCCTTTTCGGATGTAAAAATTGTTAAATTCGGTGACCACCATCATTATACGAAAGAAGATATAGATAAAATTCATAATTTATTTGATACCTTTGCAGGTCAAGATAAAGTGATAGTAACGACAGAGAAAGATGCAGTAAGATTACTGAATTCAAGTCTTAAAAGTTATGTAGAAAAGTATCCATGGTATTATCAAACTATGGAAGTTGAAATAGATAAGAAAGAAGAATTTAAAGAAAAAATAGGAAAATATGTTAGCTCAAATTAA
- a CDS encoding Txe/YoeB family addiction module toxin: MSYYIEFTDLAKQDIIFHQKSGNKAVLNKLLSLLEDISEHPFSGTGKPEPLKYSLSGTWSRRINKEHRLVYEVKENVVFILSVKGHYL, encoded by the coding sequence ATGTCTTACTACATAGAATTTACTGATCTAGCAAAACAAGATATTATATTTCATCAAAAGTCTGGAAATAAAGCTGTCCTCAATAAATTACTTTCTTTGTTGGAAGATATTTCTGAACATCCTTTTTCTGGAACTGGCAAACCAGAACCACTTAAATATAGTCTATCAGGGACCTGGTCTAGGAGGATCAACAAAGAACATAGGTTAGTTTATGAAGTAAAAGAAAATGTTGTATTTATTCTTTCTGTCAAAGGACATTATCTATAG